AAATTTATATATTTACATGTATATGACTGTAACCAACATGCATATTCCATAAGATTGTCATATAGATGTGTATTTTTATCTAATTCCTGTATTAACAAAATCAAATATAGCGACTTGTTTACAGATGTTGCACATTACAGTTTATTCTCTGTAGCTGCACATGGTTTGCAATATCAACAGGTATACACCCAACTAGCTAGGAAAAGATCTTACGCTCTTATGTTAGCTTGAAGACCTTGCGCAGACCCCAAAAATCTTCATTTTCCCTGTGTGTTAGATTTCAGCTCTTACCAGTAATCCCCACAAGAACACACCCCATCAACgaaatgatgaaaccgataacTGTCCCTCATTACAATCTCCCGTTTCTCGACTTTGGAGATAAATTTGGTTGCGGAATGACAGTCCCCGCACACCCTCAGGTTCTTGATGATCCTCAAAGGAGTGCCAACTGGTGTACTAATCAAACCAAAAGCAATTGCTAACTTCTCACTGTGTCCACAAAGACTAAACTCCTTTTCATCCTCACCGACATCCTGCAACACAAAATTTGTATCTGGGATGTACCCAATCTTCTTAATATCTGAATACAAACTTTCCATCTTTGCAGAAATGTCATGCATTAATGGATGAGTTGTGTCTCCTACTATAAAGCTGTGAACTATACGTTTCACCTCAATCCAACTGCAACCAGGGGGTTTTGTTACCCCTCTATCCTTCATCATCTGTCTAATTCTTGCTGCATCATCCCATTTTCCTGCCTGTGAATATATATTAGCTAAGAGTATATAGTTTCCAGAATTCTGAGGTTCTAAATCAAAAAGATACCCAGCAGCATACTCCGCGAGCTTAAGGTTTGAATGGATCCTACAAGCACCCAAAAGCGAACCCCATACTGCTGCATTTGGTTCTATTGGCATCTCCTTGAGGAGTTTCATGGTTTCATCAAATTGACCCGCACGTGCAAGTAGATCTACCATGCAAGCATATTGCTCGACAGCAGGTTCAATTTTGTACTCAGACTTCATCATCTCAAAATACTCCCACCCTTCATCAATCAATCCAGAGTGACTACAAGCAGATATTAAATTTGTAAAGGTAAAATGGTTAGGTATCAATTCTGTAGTTCTTAGTCGGAGGAATACATTTACAGCGTCCATTCCAAAACCATGCATTCCATAACATGAAATCAGTGTGTTCCATGAAACTAGATCTCTTTGAGGCATCATATTGAATATCTTTCGAGCTTTTCTGATCTCCCCACACCGTCCATACATGTCGATAAGAGAATTCCATATGAAGTTGCATGTGTCAAGGCCATGCCTCAGAATATATTGATGAATTTCTTTACCTTGCCTTAACGCCGCTAATCTGGCACAAGCTGGAAGAGCTGAGACCATTGTAACCGTGTTAGGTTCCACATTACTTAACTTCATATCTGTCAGCAAATTCAGGGCATTAGTCCCTTGTCCACCTTGAGCACAAGCAGCAACAATTGAGTTCCAAATTACCACATCTCTTGTTGAGAGCTCTCTGAACACTGAAAGGCCAAGTCTTAACTGACCACAACTTGAATACATCGATATAAGAGCGCTTCCAACTCCTGTAGACAACTCCATCTGGTTTCTTATGACAAAGCCATGAATTTCTTTCCCTAACTTCAAATTATCTGTTAGAGCACAAGCTGCAAGAGACCCTGATATTGTAATTGTGTTAGGGTATACATATGTTTGACGCATTTTAGAAAAGAATTCAAGAGCTGTCTTCCCATCCCTGCTCTGTGTATAACCTGTTGAATCACAAACAAGTGGCTTATCAATATTAACTAAGACTAAGATAGGATGCCAAACTACACAAAAATGAAGTTTTATTAAATGCATAAAAGTTTGAACTCTCTGCGGGAGAATATATGAGCTACTATGATAAAACTATGAGATACTTCTTctgcaaaataaaatatttatcacCTGTGATCAACCCATTCCATGTAATAATATCTGGTTTAACTCCCTGCACCTTCATCGCATCGAGAAGTTCGAGTGCTTCCTCACGGCAACCTCTCAGTGCATAACCAGCAAGCATTGCGTTCCAAGATACCAAATCTTTTTGTTTAATTAAATCGAAATTCCGACGTGCAACCTCCGGATTTCGGCATTTGGCATAAAAGTCTACAAATGAATTGCCAACAAGAACATCCAAGTCTAGTCTCTCGGCCTTTATACAATATCCATGGATCTCCTTTCCATGTCGAAGCAAAGACAAATTTGTACAAGCTGAAATAACACTGGCAATGGTAATCGAATTTGGTTTCACTCTTTCAATCACCATTTTCCTGAACACATCCAACGCTTGCAATGAACAACCGTTCTGCTCATTCCCTGCTATCAACGCTGTCCAAGATACAACATTTGGCTTAAAATTTTGTGAACCACTCATCTCAAAGAAACAATTTGCAGCCTCCTCAAATTGTCCATTCTGAGCATACCCAGTAATAATTGAATTCCAAGTAATCCGATCCGGTTTGACACCAGCTAGTTTCATACTCTCAAAGTGGTGCAAAGCTTGCTCGAAATCACCCATGGAAGCATAAGCCGAAATCATCATATTCCATGTAACAACATCCTTGAATTGCATCTTATCAAACATTCTTTTAGCAATATCCATCTTACCACATTTTATAAACATATCAAGAATAGATTTCTTCACAAAAGGGTTCCCTTCAAACCCAATACTCAACatataatcataaacatctttccCTACCTCATAATTCCTTAACTCAGAACAAGCTTTATAAATTTTCGGAAACACAAAATGATCTGGTCTAACTCCTTCTTCAATCATTAAATAAAATAACTTAATTGTCTCTTCATAATCACCTAATCCACAGTATAATCCAATTATAGAAGTCCAACTAAACACATTTCTCTGTGACATTGTATTAAACAGTTGGCGAGCTGAATCAATATAACCTAGCTTACAGTACAATTCTAACAATTGACTACTAAGAAATGAACATAATTCAACACCAGATACaatcaaacgacaatgaatttgtaGACCCAATTCTAGATAATCTAATTTTCTACAGTTTTGAAGTATTAAAGCGTAATTTTCAGTACACTGATCATTATGTGGATGAGTTTTATCCTCCAAAGAATTAAGCAAACCATCAATATGTTCGTTAGTAGTAAGCGAACTAATACAGACTGCTTCCTTGGAATACCAGACATCATCATTAAAAATTTGATGGGGTGTCTCCCTGGTTTTCTCCACTTTTGGAACTTTTGAGAAATCCGTGAGAGTGGAAGATGCAAATATTTGCCGCTTTCtgtttcgaagaagaagaagagaagcagaATGAGAATGATGAGGAGATGAAGTAACTATCATCGTGATGAAGTTGTTGGAATGAGAAAGAGAGATTGCTGACATTATTTCTTCTGGGTTTCATAATTTGGATAGAAGTTCATCGGAGTATTTTGAGATTGGAATTTGGAATTTGTTGGGTgagaaattggaaaaattgtggTTGATAACAAAAGTTGAGAGATAAAATCTATTTATTTTTAAGTGGGAAAAAAAATAGACGATTTTAATTGTTCAAACTTCAAATCACAATCCTATAGTACGAGCACGTGTTGTTGTAATATTACGTCTTCGTTTGTGAAAGATGACATGTGTCCATTTCGGAATTTTTGAACAGACATCCACACTGTCCTGCGTAATCAGAATTTTCCGTCGAAATTCACAAATAATTATAGTATGGATGTATAGACTTTGAATAGAACATGAAAGTATGAAATAAATGGACCAAACAAAACTAGTTGATAGAAACTTTCATTACATTAATATATACAAAGCTTCATCTTCTCCTCCCAAAattatatttgacatttcacaaCAAGAAATACGATTACGTTGTATTTCATCTCAAAGAGGACGtacaaaaaaacatcaaaatgatAGAAAAAGGAGAAAGAAACTCGAGGGTTTCCAACTaggtaccaaaaaaaaaaaacacctcaTAGTTTCTTTCTCATTTCTCCCGCACAGAGAAGGTATAAGGATCTCTGATAGCAAAAGGAAAATTTTTCATGCCCACGAAAAAATAAAATCAGAGATCAAACTTGAGAACTGATGCAATTACCCAACTCATAACACtcttcatcttcctccttttCATCGAAATTATCATCATAGaattcatcatcaccatcatagACTCCATCCTTATCACCAGActcactatcttcatcatcatccttttCCTCTTCATGGTTATCATAACCTTCCTCCACATGCAGCCAAGGTATCATTCACCTCTATCAAGGCTTTAACATCAACTACCAATCTTGATAGTGTCGATCCTTCATAAACACCACTACTCCTAAAATAGTTAACAAAACACTTCTCATCAGTAGGTACTACTACTATTTTCTTGTTAACACAACAATTTTCAGAGTGTCCTATGATACCACATCTATGACATAATTTAGGCAAACCTTCATACCTAAAAGACACCCAAGACACTTCATTAAAACTCCTAGATATACATAACCAAAAACCAGTAGAAAGCCTCTTACTAACATCTACAACAACTCTAATTCTCGAACAGTTGTTTCTCTTTATTAGATATATTATACTTGTGTGAGTTGTTTGTGTGTCACAAGTATTTGTGTTTGTGTGTAAAGAGTGTTTGAGGTCAACTATTGACTTTGACTGTATGATTAGTATTAAAGGCTTTGTAATAATCCTGTGAAGGTGATCTCTTTTATCAATAAGAAACTAAAGTTCTCTCATGGTATCACTCCTTCGATCCTGAGCCATCTTATCAATTCTGCAATAATTTTTCACACACAACGTTTTTAAGCAGAGACATTAGAATCACACATCTTTTACAACACTTTTTCAGGATTTAACATCCTTTATAAGATTCTTTATTAATCTTTCTTCAGATTAAATTCAAGATCTGATTCTTTTACAACAATTTCTTGGTGCTTTGAGTTCATGTCATCTACAACAATCGTTTACAGGAGAAGAAATAATATGGGTTCTCAAGCAAATTCCGCTGCTCAAATGGGTAATGATTCTTCTGGATTTACGTTTCCCTTTACCAATATTTCCAATTTTGTTTCTACACAATTAGGGCCAAATAATTTTTTGTTGTAGCGAGATCAGATGGAATCAATTCTTGTTTCTACTGATTTATACGGCTATGTTAATGGTGAGATTGAAAAACCAGTGAAACAGATTGAAATTGATGGATTTTTAACATTGAATTCACAATGGGTTTTGTGGAGGAAAattgattgttttgtaactaGTTGTATGAAGGCCACGTTTACTGATTCTGTGTCTGGTGATGTATTGGGGCTTTCCACTGCAAGAGAAATTTGGGAATTTCTTGAAGTAACTTTTAAGAGTCAGTTATATAATGTCAAGATAGGAAATATGACAATGCTTGTGTATTTTCAAAATATCAAGACCTTAGCAGATTCTTTAGCTGCTATTGGAGAAAGGGTTAGCAATTCTGACTTGACTATTATGTATTGAATGGATTGGGTAGAGATTATGATAACTTTGTTGTAGCTGCTCACAATAGAGAAGTTCCATATACTTTTGTTGAGTTAAAACCAAGACTTCTCAATCATGAACAGTGGCTTCTAGAACAACATCAAGATTCTAGTTCTGTATTTGATACTCAACATCCTACTGCTCAGTATAGTAGGAATGGTAATTATAGTAATGGAAGAGGAAAGTCTAAGAATAAATCTGGATATAAGAATGCTCCTGGTAATGGTTCTGGTTATAAAAATGCTCAAAGTTCTGGTTATAATGCTGGACAAGGCAGTAGTTCTGGTTCTTATGGTCAAGCAAATGGTGGTAGAAGGGATTTTTCTCAGATAGATTGTCAGATATGCAGGAAGAAGGGATACTATGCCAGTAGATGTCACTTTAGATACTATCCTCCTACTTTTGAAAatgcttcttcatcttcaacaaatacagcacaacaacaacatgctttcAACTCTATCCGTGAAGAACATATTTTTCAGAACCTTCAACCTCTGAAGCTCCTCAGTGGTTAGCTGACTCAGGTGCAACAGCTCATATGACTGGAGATGAGACTCTATTACAAAATACTTCTACTTTCAAAGGGAAGGATAGAGTACACGTGGGTAATGGTAAGTCCTTAAACATTACTTCCACTGGCACTTCTCTTATACAAACACCTGAAACTAGTTTTAGGTTGAACACAGTTCTTCTAGTACCAGACATGAAGCATAATTTGGTTTTTGTTGCTAAATTTACTAGGGATAATTCATGTTATTTCAAGCTATATCCTACTGGTTATGAAATTAGAGATTTGTCTTCAGATGTTTTGTTGTCTCATGGTTCAGTGGTTAATAACTTGTATCCCATTCATTATAAATCGTCTTTTTCTACTGCTCCATGTGCTTTTTCTTCTATCTTGTCTGCATCATCTAAAGTCTGGCATGACAGGCTAGGACATCcttctaattttatttttcaaaagttACACTCCAATAAACAGATTGTTTTAACTTCACCTCATTCTATAACTTTGTGTCATCCATGTCAGTTGGCAAAAAGTAAAAAATTGCCTTTTcaactttcttcttctcatgCTGATAAACCACTTTCTTTAATTCACTGTGATGTATGGGGTCCAACAATACCTTCTTTACATGGTTATAGGTACTATATTCTGTTTGTGGATGATTTTAATCGATTTCATTAGATTTATCCAATGGAATTGATGCAATTAAGTGTTTTTCTCATTTTAAAACCCATACAGAACATCAATTTTCTTCTAAAATTATTAATTTTCAAGTTGATGGTGTAGCTGAGTTTGTTAAAGGTCCTTTTAAAGGTTTGCTAGAGTCAAGTGGTATTCTTGTAAGGATTTCTTGTCCTCAAACCCCTGAACAAAATGgacttgctgaaagaaagaagcATAGGCACATTATTGAGATGGGTAATTCTCTTTTGTTTAACTCTTCTTTTCCAAAAGAAATATGGTATGATGCTTTTCTTACTGCGACTTATTTGATAAATAGAACACCAACCAAGGTTCTAGATTTCAAGTCTCCCTTTGAGGTTCTTTTTGGTGAAAGTCCAGACTATTCTTTTCTTAAAATTTTTGGCACTGTGTGCTATCCTCATCTTGCTCATTCAAGAGCAGATAAGCTATCTCCAAATCCTGTGAAATGTGTTTTTCTTGGTTATAGTATTCTTCATAAAGGATACAAATGTTATAATCCTCTTTCAAAGAAATCTTATATATCTAGACATGTGGTTTTTGATGAACAtcagttttattttcaaacttCAGTGCCTGACTCTGTTTTGCATAATTCTGGATTACCATCTATTCTTCCTTCATCAGATTCCTCTGCTCCTACTAGTAGTATTGTTACTAGGTCTCATAAGGGCATTGATAAATCTAAGAAATTTCCTGATTTTGTTTCTCATATGTCTGTTAAACATCCAATGTCTTCCTCTTGTACATCTTTATTAACCACTGTTGAACCAAATACTTTTAAGACAACTTTTAAGATTCATAACTGGAAAGTATCCATGAAAGATGAGTATACTGCTTTGAGAGATAATGACACATGGGATTATGTGGCACCTGAGCCACACATGAACATTTTAGGTTCTAAATGGGTCTATAAGGTCAAACAGAAAGCTGATGGTACTATTGACAGACTGAAGTCTAGATTAGTTGCAAAGGGTTATGATCAATAAGATGGAATAGATTTTAATGAAACCTTTAGCCCTGTTGTTAAATTTAACACTGTTAGAGTTGTGTTATGCATGGCAATTATATATAATTGGCAGATTAGACAATTAGATGTTAGTAATGCTTTCCTTCATGGATTCTTAGATGAAGATGTTTACATGTCACAGCCTCAGGGGTTTATAAATCCAGATTATCCTTCAAATTATGTGTGTAAATTGAAAAAGAGTTTATATGGGttaaagcaagcaccaagagcttggtttcATAGGTTTAGCACATTCTTAATTTCTTATGGTTTCAATAAATCAGTCTCAGATGATTCTATGTTTGTGTACTTCTAAATATGGTATGTTGGTGTTActtttatatgtggatgatattttaCTCACATGAAGCTCTTCCATTTTGATGAATGATCTGATTGTCTCTTTAAAGAaagagtttgctatgaaagaatTAGGAGAGTTAGGATTTTTTCTTGGGTTAGAAGCTGTTAGAACTcctacttcaataactctcactcAAAAGAAGTATACTTTAGAGTTGTTAGACAAGGCAAAGTTGTTGGATTCTAAGCCCTGTGATACTCCAGTTGTTAAGGGAGCAAGGTTGTCTATTCATGATGGAGTTAAACTTGATAATGTAACTGACCATAGAGCAATAATGGGTGGATTACAATATCTTACTGTAACAAGGCCTGACATATGTTTTGCTGTTAATTATGTGTCACAATTTATGCATTCTCCATCAGATTTACATCTTCAGTTAGTCAAAATAATTCTGAGGTATTTAAAAGGCACTATAGGTCTAGGAATTACTTTAACTAAAGGTAGTCTGTGTACTTTGAAGAATTTTACAGACTCTGACTGGGCTAGTTATCCAGATACTAGAAGATCCACCTCAGATTTTGTCGTGTTTTTGGGTCCTAATCTTGTGTCATGGTCTTCTAAGAAGCAGCCCACAATATCAAAGTCATATGCATAAGCTGAATACAAGTGTTTATCTGTTGTTTCTGCTGAATTAAAATGGATTTCATATATTCTTGTTGATCTACATATCAAACTTGATTCTCCAGCTTTACTTCTCTGTGACAATACTAGTGCTTTGGCTTTGGCTactaatcctgtttttcatgccAGGACAAAACATATAGAGATTCAATATCATACAGTAAGAGAGTTGGTGGATGAAGGCTTCTTGGAGTTGCAGCATATTGCTTATGAAAATCAAATTGCAGACTTATTCACTAAGGGTTTATGCTATCCAACATTCTCCAGATTACTTAGCCAGCTGTTAGATGTTTCTTCTGTTGCTTCATCATCAAATTCTTCAGCTTGTCTTTCTCAAGTTGAAGAATAGTTTTCCTATTCAGTAGATGTTACTTTGTGTTTTTCAATTTGTTACTTTGACTGCTAGTATTAGATTGAAGGGGGTGTATTAGATATTATACTTCTGTGAGTTGTTTGTGTGTCACAAGTATTTGTGTTTGAGTGTAAAGAGTGTGTGAGGTAAACTATTGACTTTGACTGTATGATTAGTATTAAAGGCTTTATAATAATCGTGTGAAGGTGATCTCTTTTATCAATAAGAAACTAAAGTTCTCCCACTCTTCCTTTTTCTCCCACGGAAATCAACTTCCAACACTTCATAACCACTGGCTTCACCAATTCTGAAACACAAATCTTCTGTAGTAGTTACAGTAGGAACGAGATAAGCTTGAATCCTAAGTAGTGATCTTAATCTTGAAAGGATGTATATTAGAGCACCACTCTTTCAAAAGAAGTACATATTATTTTTGAAATACTAACCATGGTCTTGATTCCATGAACCACTTCTtatctttttcattttcaaacttGAACCCAAACCAACCATCATCAAGTACTAGAATAGAAAATGGTGAAATTAGATTAACCCATTCTCTATAGATTTGTTTGATCACTTCATATGGGTTATGAGGAATTTTTTTATCTGTGATCAGGGTTATACCAATAAGGGTGTTATCCCTTTCCTTTGGAGCAGCTGATTTTAGTAAGTTTTTTTGTCTGTGGTTGGATTATTGGATCTTCTCTGCATAAGAAGTCCATTTTTGCACGGTGAGAAAGATCAAGGTGTTATGTGGTTACTGCTTTAATACTCGATTAATAAATTGATAGGCACTTTAGAGTTTAGACATTATGCTTTGTAGTGGGCACAGGGCAGAGGAAACGTTTGGGATTGCTTAGACCTCGAGAACAAAAAAGGGGTTACCTATTACTAAATGACTTCACATTGCCTGGTAAACAGTGAAGTGGATGGAGCAGAGCATAATTATGACTAGAAAGGAGTGCTAGTGGCAGTGGCTTGATAGACCTGGACGCAAAGGAGCAGAAGACAGCGGGGGTTTAATGCACTAAAATCCAATTTAGCAGAGATGAATATCTTACTCGATGGTCGAGTttgaaaaatattgattcatctTACTACCCTGTTCTCTAGACTCTATGCGACCTGCCACAAAAAACGTCGGCTAGTCAAATCACCTCTTCTTaccttcaaaagaaaaagattaACTTCATTCATGCTCAGAGTATGCCTATaccccaaaaaagaaaaaaagaaaagtttcCATAGATTTTTTAGCTTTTATAAAACAGTAGTTCTAAAGTTTTCGTTTTATAAAATGGCAAAATTTTATGGTTTTACGGTGTACCTCCACcgacaaaagaaaaaacaaaaccgTACCTCCTCTCACGGCCAAAATCTACGTTTGTAATTATCGACTAGTTGATTGACGGTGTGATCTTTCTTATCAAATCCTCGGACTTTTGAGCAAGGGCTAACAGGGGTACCAACCAATTTCTTTCCTATAAATGTTTTATCTCATTTGAATTTTGGTATATTCCCGAGCAAATTGACATCCCTATTAGCAATGTGAGTTTTAGACCGAAAACACTAACCGTGAGATAAATATGGGACAATTAATCCCGACATTGCGTTTAAAATGAATCCTATTATTCAGGCTTTAAACGGTTGGGTTTTTGGGGGTTGTATAGAGTCATGAAATACTAATCCATAGAGCTCTTTATCCTGATATTTTttgtaatacctaatctaccttTAATTTGATTAGTACTAATTAATTGGTTAAGCTAACTAATCAGCATTAGTGAATGGATTAGACTAATCAAATGATTAAtcgtttggaaatcaaaacttgatttttcttggttttaattttgattttcaagaagcaaaaatggtgaatattttttgaagaaaaatgatgaaacccttcgTTACAAAACTGGGGATAATCTTATAATCAACTCCCAGCATCAATTTTATCGATTAAAATCCGttaaaaatcagagaaaaatctGAATATTTTACCTGTTACGACCAGGAAAATGTGTCGAACCAGCCGTAAATACCTAATTACGACCGGGAACTAAGGAACTCCCAACCGTGAACACAAAAAAAACGGATAGGAAGTGAAGAACTTCTGGCCGTTATTTTCCCAGAATCATCTGAGTCTGTATTACGACTGGGTTAACATATATTTCCCGTCCGTAAATGAATATGTAAGTtaagaaattttgagtttcaaCATGAATACATACTACAATTGAAAATTAGTAATATTTTCATTAATTAGACCAAAATAAAACTCATTACGTACTTAATAGATcccattacaaagttggttttaataacatcactttcgatgtatcaagaagtctttgatgatggcgaattgagcttcgaagttgaaattataacctttctATTTTCTCGATTCCTTCTTAGGTTGAGctacgacttcttcatcagtctctcctctaagtcgaagttgcttgcacatacgaagtaagccatatatttttccatttttttgcttATGTCTGCAAACCGGAGATACAATTCAACTCCATCGCGGTTATTAGTGTTACCTCTTTCACTATAAAAATTGTCAAAAATCTTACTCCGATGCGATTCTCTGGGTAAACCACCTTTTCTTCGTTCTTCTCTCCTCTTTGGATAACATAGTACAATATTTTTGTAAAAGGATAAGTCTTTTTACAAAGTAAAATtggatttatcctttgagtacattgcattgagttTTTAGGGGTTTTGGTGGAGATTATTGATGTATAAGGTGTGATTTTGGtttggaatgggtggttatatggagatggagttatttcaagtttaaataagtGGTTGAATAACTAGAAGCTTCTAGATCAGTCTTCAAACagatttattttttcaaaattcaaaaaattagcCTATATGATGCGGTGCAAAAGGAAATTATAAGTGTTTACGGCTAGGAAATCGATTGTTCGACCAAGCCGTAATTAAATATAAACCTGCAAGGTTTGTAGTGTATCAGATTTACGGCTAATATTTCTGGACGTAAATAAGAGTTGTTATTTTCGGTCAGAATTACGGTTTGGATATATAGCCGTAACCAGGAGCCATTTTCTTTTTGGGTTATCAGAGTAATATATGGCTAGGTATTTCCCAACCGTAAACATATTACAAATGCAGTTTCTAATCATTATGACTTTACGGCCAGGAACTTGAAAGGTCGACCAAGCCGTAAACTAGAATTATAATTTTATGTCAGAATTACGGTTTGAGGTCCTCACCATAGTTGAGATACTGAAATTTTTCTTGAATTTAGCTAAACCTGTTAGTCAAATTCTACATTTACAATGCTTGAAACTCTAATGTTTGAGTGTCTCTAGATACTTGTGAGTTTcttaacaagaaattctagtGCCTAGATAGAGAATCTGCCTTAGCCAAACCCCTGGTGCTATAATAGTGACCCATGCAGCTAAGCACGTGTCACAACTAAACAGATATATCAATGAGCAATTTTAGTTTTGAGGAAAAAGGAGATAAAAGTAAAACTCGATCTCTATCTTCCttcctttctttctttcattcttctttttcttattttcttttcccTCTGTTCTTCCTCCGGTGACAGAAAATTTAAGGAAAACCAAACTGAAACTACGAAAAGTTAGTAGGCTTTGTGGAGGTACAATTATGCCTAGTGTTGATGGGGTTCTTGTTGGTTTGCTTATAAGTGAGAAAGGg
This portion of the Papaver somniferum cultivar HN1 chromosome 11, ASM357369v1, whole genome shotgun sequence genome encodes:
- the LOC113322656 gene encoding pentatricopeptide repeat-containing protein At4g21065-like — encoded protein: MSAISLSHSNNFITMIVTSSPHHSHSASLLLLRNRKRQIFASSTLTDFSKVPKVEKTRETPHQIFNDDVWYSKEAVCISSLTTNEHIDGLLNSLEDKTHPHNDQCTENYALILQNCRKLDYLELGLQIHCRLIVSGVELCSFLSSQLLELYCKLGYIDSARQLFNTMSQRNVFSWTSIIGLYCGLGDYEETIKLFYLMIEEGVRPDHFVFPKIYKACSELRNYEVGKDVYDYMLSIGFEGNPFVKKSILDMFIKCGKMDIAKRMFDKMQFKDVVTWNMMISAYASMGDFEQALHHFESMKLAGVKPDRITWNSIITGYAQNGQFEEAANCFFEMSGSQNFKPNVVSWTALIAGNEQNGCSLQALDVFRKMVIERVKPNSITIASVISACTNLSLLRHGKEIHGYCIKAERLDLDVLVGNSFVDFYAKCRNPEVARRNFDLIKQKDLVSWNAMLAGYALRGCREEALELLDAMKVQGVKPDIITWNGLITGYTQSRDGKTALEFFSKMRQTYVYPNTITISGSLAACALTDNLKLGKEIHGFVIRNQMELSTGVGSALISMYSSCGQLRLGLSVFRELSTRDVVIWNSIVAACAQGGQGTNALNLLTDMKLSNVEPNTVTMVSALPACARLAALRQGKEIHQYILRHGLDTCNFIWNSLIDMYGRCGEIRKARKIFNMMPQRDLVSWNTLISCYGMHGFGMDAVNVFLRLRTTELIPNHFTFTNLISACSHSGLIDEGWEYFEMMKSEYKIEPAVEQYACMVDLLARAGQFDETMKLLKEMPIEPNAAVWGSLLGACRIHSNLKLAEYAAGYLFDLEPQNSGNYILLANIYSQAGKWDDAARIRQMMKDRGVTKPPGCSWIEVKRIVHSFIVGDTTHPLMHDISAKMESLYSDIKKIGYIPDTNFVLQDVGEDEKEFSLCGHSEKLAIAFGLISTPVGTPLRIIKNLRVCGDCHSATKFISKVEKREIVMRDSYRFHHFVDGVCSCGDYW